Part of the Lotus japonicus ecotype B-129 chromosome 6, LjGifu_v1.2 genome, TCTTTACTCCGACGAGGGACTAAaaccatatttatgacaaaaattagggaccaaaaactggattaagcctttaATCTATTGATTTATGTTGTTGTAGGTTGAAACCATTGACCAACAACACTTTGCAATTAGGGTAATGGAGATTTTGAGGCTAACAATGTAGAGCACTATTTAAATGGCACCGTCACTCTAGTGTTCAAATTTACTTTTGAAAGTTTCACTACAAAGTCTTGATACTTCAATTATTTTTATGCAGGTTTATATGAAACTGAACAATGAATCCTAAGACTATATATAGTACCTCTATAGCCTAAAATACAGACATTTATGTCAAAATTGGGTGCTAGATGGGGCTGAAAGTTAAGACGTTAAGTGACTCTTCATCTTCAAGACCCCACACAAGGGTTGGTTTACTGGTTTTGTGGTGTTCCATCTTCCACGTTTTCATTCCCCATATCATATCATTTTCACATGCCATTAAGTGGGAAACTAAGCCTTTCATTGCAAAATGCAAAGGCTGAAAAGTCAGAATTTACCGACCTGAATCGGGTGGGTGGATTATGAAGATCATGGTCATGTCAAAGTTTGGTCTTATAATTAGTGGCTgggttttatttgtttttaatttggtTTTTGCTATTTCTATCCATAGCGTTCCAACATGAAAAGTGTCATTCTTCAAACACAAATTGCTATTCATATCTTGTTAATGTTTCTAATTAAGTGAAGTTAGGCAAAATTTGTGTAGAGTATTTGGTTTGGAACTTGAATTGTCCTCATTAAATTttcacaggaaaaaaaaaactaaaaagagtAAAGTAGAAGGTTGTCACAACACAAATCCTTAAATAAAGCTGAGATCAAATCCTAAAgataattttattctgaaattaaatcctaatataatctaaaaagtaaaatacaatcttcacttcAGCATAAATAAACTCTTCAATCCACAATtcccaaaatgcccttgatgcTAGAATATGAcctgaaaataataataaacttaattagaccaaataatagaaatctaTGTCAAGTAAGgttaattaattaacaaataatcGTCAATAATGACAAACTAAGGCAACAaaaaatgggtaaaatatttttcatcaactttcaattgattataaaaataatatcaGACCAGTTAAGATTGACCAAAAAACCTAATGAATTTTAATAGAATTTTGTGATATATTTCATTGAAGTCCCTAAAGAaactttataaaaataattctaaaattaaactaaatattcattttttcacatattttttattgaaatcaTATAAATTGTGTTTGtagattcatatatatatatgaacacAATGGAAAATACTACATACATCTTATAGCAGCAACATTTTTTTCCAATATTGCATTGCGAAGCACATACACATCGACCACCAGTGTAAGGACGTGTGCCACTGCACTGTTGGTGACATGATTTGTCGTGGCAGCCAGGATAGTACTCGAAAAAGCAAGCTTCCTCCTTCGCCCATCGAGGAGCAGCTGAACTAATAGTTTCTTCTGCGATTAGTAAAATGTTATTAGAAATTGCATATCACATTTGTATTTAATGGGCTAATATCTTAGAATGGcatgttaaaaaaataatagtgCACCGAATTGTATTTCAAACTGTAATGTACTgaattgaaaataataaaaCGAAACCATTACTTAAATTCTTGTAAGGAACCGTTTAAAAGCAAACCAGTTCGGAACCGTACTGCTTTTCCAATACAATTCAATTATTCCGAATTGTATTTTACTAACCATTACACCGAACATCTCCAATGCATGGTTGCTAGTTGGATTGCTTAACTACTATTTTGGTGGGTTTATATTGCCCCATAGGATTTAAACAACTCATAAGTAACTCATGCAAAATTCACTCAAGTGCACGGttgtttattttacttttaattggACCCCACTATacttcatatatttatattttttattttcacttaagcattattatttgaatttaaatatgTATTTAAAAATCAACATggtttgtacaaaaaaaaaaatatcaatcctCACCAATTTAACCCTAATTTTtgtctaatattttttttaattgggcCAAACGGTCACAAAGTGACCAAAAGGACCCAAATTAACCCTAAAACGACATAACCTCATACTCATGTCCCAGATTGGTGGTTCTGAACACAAATCAGAACGcgttcttcaccttcttctcaGACCGCGTTCTTCACCTTCATTTCACCCAGATCAGTGGTTCGGAACACGGATTGGAGGTTCCACATGTGTAATtccatcttttaatttttttgggttttttttttctgtgtttaGTTATTGATTTGCTTAAAAAAATCGTTTCTGTTACTTTTTCCATGATTGATTTCGTTTCTATTTCTCCATGGTTGATTTCAcctcataataaaaaaaaaaattctgattcAAGTTTGTAAATTAGTTGATTTCGTTCCTGTTTCTAGAATTTGTTTACGTTTTTTATTTGCCTATTCTATCTCCATCTCTgatttcagattttataattttgaaaaaaccaTAATTGAGTAGTAAATAATTGCGAGTTAATGCAAATAATTGATATTGAAATACAAATTGATTGTTATTAAAGTCACAGACTGAAACAAAAATAGGAAAAGTAAAATGATGTTGATTTCATCGCACAAAACTGGTTCACCGAACCATAAAAACAGTTCAGTTCAATTTTACTCACTCAGACTGTGACCAGTTAGGTTCACTTTAGTTCATCAGTTCAGTATATGATCGAACTTTTGAAATAGTATTGTAGTTAACTTTAGTTACCTGAAGTAATAGCAGAAGCAATGCATAGAATCATAAAAAAGATTATGATGTGGGAAGAGCCGCTTGTCCGCATCAGGGGCATTTTGAGGTGTAGTCGCTGAGAAAGAAAAACGCAGGAGTTGAAAAACGTGCTTGCCTTGTGAATCGATCTTGAACACGCAAGAGGTTTGTtctgagaaagaaagaaagaaaggagaCAATGAAATAAAGCAAGCGGTTACAAACTATGGAAGGCACTTGCAGATATATATACAAACAAAAGCACTAACGTTAGTGTGCATCGAGTCACCCCGTGTATATATTGCATAGGAAGGCACTTGCTTGACTAGGAAGGCACTTGCtttttctgtcaaaaaaaagGGAAGGCACTTGCTTAACTAACACCCATCAACCAAAATCTTAGGCAAAAGAACCCCCATTCTTTTACCACCAACACGTCATTTGTTTTTATCTCCttctttaattatttattattgattCATGGAATTTATCTAAAAAACAACTTTTAGCATTATTTTACTCTAGGCATTTTGCTCAACACAAATAAGTCTGAGTGCAATTTTACACATCTGAGACTTTACATAATTAAGTTGCTGGCTCATCAGATTTTACTATTGATATGAAGAAAAAGTTGTTGCAAGAAATGATGAATTTAGCAAAGTGCAACTAGATTCGCAGTGGTGAAATGTTGAACCCAAAAATAACTTTGAGCTGGTCTAGTGTGAAAGTTGTCCTGAGAGGTTTCAATTGGAGAATTTCTTGTTTATTTGCCTGCCCTTCTTCCTAGTAGAACCTATCACGAGGGACCTCCTCccaataaatatatatacaagTCACATATATAAGATGGTACGTCGAAATCCCCTCTTCCGGTCAACCCAAACAACTCGGTAAAGCTCAAGA contains:
- the LOC130722747 gene encoding uncharacterized protein LOC130722747, encoding MPLMRTSGSSHIIIFFMILCIASAITSEETISSAAPRWAKEEACFFEYYPGCHDKSCHQQCSGTRPYTGGRCVCASQCNIGKKCCCYKMSYSSIKGILGIVD